The Panicum virgatum strain AP13 chromosome 5K, P.virgatum_v5, whole genome shotgun sequence genome has a window encoding:
- the LOC120708340 gene encoding subtilisin-like protease SBT3.5 isoform X1, with amino-acid sequence MPGDLLREGRHGEDIIIGVVDSGIWPESRSFSDQGYGPVPSRWRGVCQVGQGWDLNNCSRKIIGARFYSAGLGEADINKDEYLSPRDGMSGHGTHTASTAAGSAVEGVSFQGLAAGVARGGAPHARIAVYKALWARPDGTTRTGSDADVLAAIDDAIHDGVDVLSLSLGALGNADSFGTLHAVQKGIAVVYAAGNDGPRPQTVVNTAPWVITVAASTIDRSFPTVITLGNKQQIAGQSLYYQDKNSAGSSFRNLTTGAGGLSCTEEALNGTDLKGKTVMCFPVNRKLALTPLWEFQSALQNVRKAGGSGLVFAQHTTSILEGTGSCGGIACVLVDLDTGYQILVYMGSASSPVAKIEPARSFTSKELLAPKVAAFSSRGPSIYNADVIKPDIAAPGVGILAAMRDSYKFASGTSMSAPHVAGIIALLKVLHPQWSPAALKSAIITTASVTDEHGMPILADGLPRKIADPFDFGGGHINPNRAADPGLIYDINPNDYNNVFNCIIKRSGSCNTTVVPGHLLNLPSISVPDLRYPVTVSRTVTNVDEVDVVYHVATESPAGVEMEVEPSVLVFNAAMWMLQGDYMFGNLTWYNDQRTVWIPVAARITIHDFFADVA; translated from the exons ATGCCCGGCGACCTGCTCCGTGAAGGCAGACATGGAGAGGACATAATCATCGGCGTCGTCGACAGTG GTATCTGGCCGGAGTCGAGGAGCTTCAGCGATCAAGGGTACGGGCCGGTGCCGTCCCGATGGAGAGGCGTGTGCCAAGTCGGTCAGGGCTGGGACCTCAACAACTGCAGCCGCAAGATCATCGGCGCACGGTTCTACAGCGCCGGACTGGGCGAGGCGGACATCAACAAGGACGAGTACCTCTCACCCCGGGACGGCATGAGCGGCCACGGCACGCACACGGCCTCCACCGCAGCAGGCTCTGCCGTGGAAGGGGTCAGCTTCCAAGGCCTCGCCGCGGGCGTCGCGCGAGGCGGCGCGCCCCACGCCCGCATCGCCGTCTACAAAGCCCTCTGGGCGAGGCCCGACGGCACAACAAGAACTGGCAGCGACGCCGATGTGCTCGCGGCCATCGACGACGCCATCCACGACGGCGTGGACGTGCTCTCGCTGTCCCTGGGCGCCCTCGGCAACGCAGACTCGTTCGGCACCCTGCACGCGGTTCAGAAGGGGATCGCCGTCGTGTACGCGGCCGGGAACGACGGGCCAAGACCGCAGACCGTTGTGAATACGGCCCCGTGGGTCATCACCGTAGCCGCGAGTACGATTGACCGCTCGTTTCCAACCGTGATCACGCTGGGAAACAAGCAACAGATAGCG GGACAATCTCTCTACTACCAAGACAAGAACTCAGCCGGGAGCAGTTTCAGAAACCTTAccactggagctggaggccT CAGCTGCACGGAGGAAGCTCTGAATGGCACGGATTTGAAAGGAAAAACTGTCATGTGCTTTCCAGTAAATCGAAAACTAGCGCTAACCCCGCTTTGGGAATTCCAAAGCGCGCTGCAAAACGTCCGGAAGGCCGGGGGCTCTGGTCTTGTTTTCGCTCAGCATACGACGAGCATTCTAGAGGGCACCGGTAGTTGCGGAGGCATTGCCTGTGTCCTCGTGGACCTTGACACCGGCTACCAGATTCTAGTATACATGGGATCCGCGAG CTCTCCTGTGGCAAAGATTGAACCAGCGCGTAGCTTTACGAGTAAAGAGCTATTGGCTCCCAAAGTGGCAGCATTCTCCTCCAGAGGTCCATCAATCTACAACGCTGATGTTATTAAG CCTGACATAGCAGCACCTGGAGTCGGCATCTTAGCAGCAATGCGAGACTCCTATAAGTTTGCGTCGGGGACATCAATGTCTGCTCCGCACGTAGCTGGCATCATCGCCTTGCTGAAAGTTCTACATCCACAATGGTCTCCTGCTGCACTGAAATCTGCCATCATCACCACAG CATCTGTAACTGATGAACATGGCATGCCAATACTGGCTGATGGGTTGCCTCGAAAGATTGCGGACCCATTTGACTTTGGAGGTGGGCACATCAACCCTAACAGAGCAGCAGATCCTGGACTGATCTATGACATCAATCCAAACGATTACAACAACGTATTTAATTGCATCATCAAAAGATCCGGAAGTTGTAATACAACAGTGGTGCCAGGGCATCTCTTGAACCTGCCATCCATCTCGGTTCCAGATCTGAGGTACCCAGTCACTGTATCAAGAACTGTCACAAATGTCGACGAGGTCGATGTGGTTTACCACGTTGCAACTGAGAGCCCAGCTGGAGTCGAGATGGAAGTTGAGCCGTCTGTTCTTGTGTTTAATGCTGCGATGTGGATGTTACAAGGGGACTACATGTTTGGCAACCTGACTTGGTATAATGACCAGAGGACCGTGTGGATTCCGGTTGCTGCTCGGATCACAATTCATGATTTCTTCGCAGATGTTGCATAA
- the LOC120708340 gene encoding subtilisin-like protease SBT3.5 isoform X2, with translation MPGDLLREGRHGEDIIIGVVDSGIWPESRSFSDQGYGPVPSRWRGVCQVGQGWDLNNCSRKIIGARFYSAGLGEADINKDEYLSPRDGMSGHGTHTASTAAGSAVEGVSFQGLAAGVARGGAPHARIAVYKALWARPDGTTRTGSDADVLAAIDDAIHDGVDVLSLSLGALGNADSFGTLHAVQKGIAVVYAAGNDGPRPQTVVNTAPWVITVAASTIDRSFPTVITLGNKQQIAGQSLYYQDKNSAGSSFRNLTTGAGGLCTEEALNGTDLKGKTVMCFPVNRKLALTPLWEFQSALQNVRKAGGSGLVFAQHTTSILEGTGSCGGIACVLVDLDTGYQILVYMGSASSPVAKIEPARSFTSKELLAPKVAAFSSRGPSIYNADVIKPDIAAPGVGILAAMRDSYKFASGTSMSAPHVAGIIALLKVLHPQWSPAALKSAIITTASVTDEHGMPILADGLPRKIADPFDFGGGHINPNRAADPGLIYDINPNDYNNVFNCIIKRSGSCNTTVVPGHLLNLPSISVPDLRYPVTVSRTVTNVDEVDVVYHVATESPAGVEMEVEPSVLVFNAAMWMLQGDYMFGNLTWYNDQRTVWIPVAARITIHDFFADVA, from the exons ATGCCCGGCGACCTGCTCCGTGAAGGCAGACATGGAGAGGACATAATCATCGGCGTCGTCGACAGTG GTATCTGGCCGGAGTCGAGGAGCTTCAGCGATCAAGGGTACGGGCCGGTGCCGTCCCGATGGAGAGGCGTGTGCCAAGTCGGTCAGGGCTGGGACCTCAACAACTGCAGCCGCAAGATCATCGGCGCACGGTTCTACAGCGCCGGACTGGGCGAGGCGGACATCAACAAGGACGAGTACCTCTCACCCCGGGACGGCATGAGCGGCCACGGCACGCACACGGCCTCCACCGCAGCAGGCTCTGCCGTGGAAGGGGTCAGCTTCCAAGGCCTCGCCGCGGGCGTCGCGCGAGGCGGCGCGCCCCACGCCCGCATCGCCGTCTACAAAGCCCTCTGGGCGAGGCCCGACGGCACAACAAGAACTGGCAGCGACGCCGATGTGCTCGCGGCCATCGACGACGCCATCCACGACGGCGTGGACGTGCTCTCGCTGTCCCTGGGCGCCCTCGGCAACGCAGACTCGTTCGGCACCCTGCACGCGGTTCAGAAGGGGATCGCCGTCGTGTACGCGGCCGGGAACGACGGGCCAAGACCGCAGACCGTTGTGAATACGGCCCCGTGGGTCATCACCGTAGCCGCGAGTACGATTGACCGCTCGTTTCCAACCGTGATCACGCTGGGAAACAAGCAACAGATAGCG GGACAATCTCTCTACTACCAAGACAAGAACTCAGCCGGGAGCAGTTTCAGAAACCTTAccactggagctggaggccT CTGCACGGAGGAAGCTCTGAATGGCACGGATTTGAAAGGAAAAACTGTCATGTGCTTTCCAGTAAATCGAAAACTAGCGCTAACCCCGCTTTGGGAATTCCAAAGCGCGCTGCAAAACGTCCGGAAGGCCGGGGGCTCTGGTCTTGTTTTCGCTCAGCATACGACGAGCATTCTAGAGGGCACCGGTAGTTGCGGAGGCATTGCCTGTGTCCTCGTGGACCTTGACACCGGCTACCAGATTCTAGTATACATGGGATCCGCGAG CTCTCCTGTGGCAAAGATTGAACCAGCGCGTAGCTTTACGAGTAAAGAGCTATTGGCTCCCAAAGTGGCAGCATTCTCCTCCAGAGGTCCATCAATCTACAACGCTGATGTTATTAAG CCTGACATAGCAGCACCTGGAGTCGGCATCTTAGCAGCAATGCGAGACTCCTATAAGTTTGCGTCGGGGACATCAATGTCTGCTCCGCACGTAGCTGGCATCATCGCCTTGCTGAAAGTTCTACATCCACAATGGTCTCCTGCTGCACTGAAATCTGCCATCATCACCACAG CATCTGTAACTGATGAACATGGCATGCCAATACTGGCTGATGGGTTGCCTCGAAAGATTGCGGACCCATTTGACTTTGGAGGTGGGCACATCAACCCTAACAGAGCAGCAGATCCTGGACTGATCTATGACATCAATCCAAACGATTACAACAACGTATTTAATTGCATCATCAAAAGATCCGGAAGTTGTAATACAACAGTGGTGCCAGGGCATCTCTTGAACCTGCCATCCATCTCGGTTCCAGATCTGAGGTACCCAGTCACTGTATCAAGAACTGTCACAAATGTCGACGAGGTCGATGTGGTTTACCACGTTGCAACTGAGAGCCCAGCTGGAGTCGAGATGGAAGTTGAGCCGTCTGTTCTTGTGTTTAATGCTGCGATGTGGATGTTACAAGGGGACTACATGTTTGGCAACCTGACTTGGTATAATGACCAGAGGACCGTGTGGATTCCGGTTGCTGCTCGGATCACAATTCATGATTTCTTCGCAGATGTTGCATAA
- the LOC120708339 gene encoding subtilisin-like protease SBT3.9, translating to MGPPMHRCNSARTEMAARSCSYHRRLAPLLLLCFCTLLVQAQASQKKVKPASPCFCSLNFKVIQIISKMFLDYTICLPQLYIAYLGERKHGHPDDVVASHHDTLASVLESKQDILDSIIYSYKHGFSGFAAMLTKEQAQQLADLPEVISVQPSRRYQTATTRSWDFLGLNLNDKVPSELLRRSRYGEDTIIGIIDTGIWPESRSFSDDGYGPVPPRWKGVCQVGVGWDRSNCSRKIIGARFYHAGVAEEELKNEYLSARDANGHGTHTASTAAGSIVEAASFHGLAAGTARGGAPRARIAVYKSVWGSGHGAGAGSSATVLAAIDDAIHDGVDVLSLSLTVEENSFGALHAVQQGITVVYAAGNSGPAQQVVGNTAPWVITVAASKIDRSFPTAITLGNKQRIVGQSVYYEGKNSSGSTFRLLAYGGLCTADALNGTDVRGKIVLCVAFPVSPLALFPLALKSVLDGGGSGLIFAQYSMNIVDVTADCKGIPCILVDFYTANQIGNYMSDASSPVAKIEPARTVTGAAALAPTVAAFSSRGPSINYPEVIKPDIAAPGVSILAAREDEYAFGSGTSMATPHVAGIVALLKTLHPNWSPAALKSAIMTTASVTDERGMPILAQGLPLKIADPFDYGGGHINPNKAAEPGLVYDIDPSGYNKFIGCTFNKFLSCNKTVLPGYHLNLPSIAIPDLRNPITVLRTVTNVGEVNAVYQAEIQSPPGVKVDVEPSVLSFNAANKVITFQVKLSPLWRLQGDYTFGSLTWQNGQKTVRIPIAARITIHDFFADVA from the exons ATGGGCCCTCCCATGCACCGTTGCAATTCGGCGAGAACGGAGATGGCAGCACGCTCTTGTTCTTACCACCGCCGTTTGGCTccactgctgctgctctgctttTGCACGCTCCTAGTCCAAGCGCAGGCATCGCAGAAGAAGGTTAAGCCTGCCTCACCCTGTTTTTGTTCTCTCAATTTCAAGGTGATTCAAATCATCTCAAAGATGTTTCTCGACTATACCATCTGCCTTCCGCAGCTGTACATAGCGTACCTAGGCGAAAGGAAGCATGGGCACCCAGATGATGTCGTCGCATCGCACCATGATACACTGGCAAGCGTTCTTGAAAG TAAACAAGATATTTTAGATTCCATCATATATAGCTACAAGCATGGATTCTCGGGCTTCGCGGCCATGCTAACAAAAGAGCAAGCACAGCAACTTGCCG ACTTGCCTGAAGTCATCAGTGTGCAGCCGAGCAGAAGGTACCAGACGGCCACCACGCGAAGCTGGGACTTCCTGGGGCTGAACCTGAACGACAAAGTGCCTTCAGAGCTTCTCCGCAGAAGCAGATATGGAGAAGACACCATCATTGGGATTATTGACACAG GAATATGGCCGGAGTCGAGAAGCTTCAGCGACGACGGCTACGGGCCGGTGCCGCCACGGTGGAAAGGCGTGTGCCAGGTCGGGGTGGGGTGGGACCGCAGCAACTGCAGCCGCAAGATCATCGGCGCGCGGTTCTACCACGCGGGCGTGGCCGAGGAGGAACTCAAGAACGAATACCTCTCGGCGCGGGACGCCAACGGCCACGGCACGCACACGGCGTCCACCGCGGCGGGCTCCATCGTGGAGGCGGCAAGCTTCCACGGCCTTGCCGCGGGCACGGCACGCGGTGGCGCGCCCAGAGCCCGCATCGCGGTGTACAAGTCCGTCTGGGGCAGCGGCCACGGAGCTGGGGCCGGCAGCTCCGCCACCGTGCTCGCCGCCATCGATGACGCGATACACGACGGAGTCGACGTGCTGTCGCTGTCGCTCACCGTGGAGGAGAACTCGTTCGGCGCCCTCCACGCCGTCCAGCAAGGGATCACCGTCGTGTACGCCGCCGGCAACTCTGGGCCCGCACAGCAGGTGGTCGGGAATACAGCTCCTTGGGTAATCACCGTCGCGGCGAGCAAGATTGATCGGTCATTTCCGACCGCGATCACGCTGGGAAACAAGCAACGCATCGTG GGACAATCTGTGTACTACGAAGGAAAGAACTCGTCAGGGAGTACCTTCAGGCTTCTTGCATACGGAGGCCT ATGCACTGCTGATGCTCTGAATGGCACGGATGTGAGGGGGAAAATTGTGTTGTGTGTTGCTTTCCCAGTATCGCCGCTTGCACTTTTTCCACTCGCACTGAAGAGCGTCCTGGATGGTGGGGGCTCTGGTCTCATCTTTGCTCAGTACAGCATGAACATTGTAGATGTGACAGCTGATTGCAAAGGCATTCCGTGCATTCTCGTGGACTTCTATACTGCGAACCAGATTGGAAATTACATGAGCGATGCAAG CTCTCCTGTGGCGAAGATCGAACCAGCGCGCACTGTCACAGGTGCGGCAGCACTGGCTCCAACGGTGGCAGCATTCTCCTCGAGAGGTCCATCGATCAATTACCCTGAAGTTATCAAG CCTGACATAGCAGCACCAGGAGTCAGCATCCTAGCAGCCAGAGAAGATGAATATGCATTCGGCTCAGGGACATCTATGGCAACGCCACACGTTGCAGGCATCGTTGCGCTGCTGAAAACCCTGCACCCGAATTGGTCTCCAGCAGCACTAAAATCAGCCATCATGACAACTG CATCTGTAACTGATGAGCGCGGCATGCCGATCCTCGCACAAGGATTGCCCCTGAAGATCGCTGACCCATTTGACTATGGAGGGGGGCACATAAATCCTAACAAGGCAGCTGAACCTGGCTTGGTTTATGACATTGATCCAAGTGGCTACAACAAGTTCATTGGGTGCACGTTCAACAAGTTTTTAAGCTGCAACAAAACAGTGCTACCAGGGTATCATCTGAACTTACCATCCATCGCCATTCCAGATCTGAGGAATCCCATTACTGTATTGAGAACGGTCACAAACGTAGGTGAGGTCAATGCAGTTTACCAAGCTGAAATCCAGAGCCCTCCTGGAGTCAAGGTGGACGTTGAGCCGTCTGTTCTTTCGTTCAATGCTGCAAACAAAGTTATAACCTTTCAGGTTAAGTTATCGCCTCTATGGAGGTTACAAGGGGACTACACATTTGGTAGCCTTACTTGGCAAAATGGCCAAAAAACAGTGCGAATCCCGATTGCAGCCCGGATCACAATTCATGATTTCTTTGCGGACGTTGCATAA
- the LOC120708343 gene encoding subtilisin-like protease SBT3.5 isoform X1 → MRAMGFYSSQRGHRTWAILLCFCALLSGVNGGSPRLYIVYLGDVKHEHPDDVVASHHDILATVLGSKDDSLASMAHNYKHGFSGFAAMLTQDQAEELAELPEVISVERSKSYTTTTTRSWDFLGLGLSYQMPSELLHRSRYGEDIIIGVIDTGIWPESRSFSDEGYGPVPSRWKGVCQVGEGWGSDNCSRKIVGARFYTAGVDEENLKMDFLSPRDKDGHGTHTASTAAGSPVEAVSFHGLAAGVARGGAPRARIAVYKSVWPSSGGWRAGTTATVLAAIDDAIHDGVDVLSLSLVAEENSFGALHAVQKGIAVVYAAGNLGPARQVVSNTAPWVITVAASKIDRSFPTVITLGNKQQIVGQSLYYEEDSSPPRRGFKLLAFGGLCSSSALNATDVRGKIVLCASLLASLLEPFPLALRNVLNGGGVGIIFAQYTTNLVDATADCKGIACVLVDLDTANLITLYMGDARSPVAKIAPARTVTGEEAVAPKVAAFSSRGPSINYPEVIKPDIAAPGASILGAIKDAYVIGSGTSMATPHVSGVVALLKALHPNWSPAALKSAIMTTASVSDGRGMPILAQGMPQKIADPFDYGGGHINPNKAADPGLIYDIDPSDYNKFFSCNFMKSVQCNATMLPGYHLNLPSIAIPDLRHPITVSRTVTNVGEVNTIYHAEIKSPPGVKMDVEPAALVFNAANKVITFKVKLSPLWSLQGDYTFGSLSWHNDQKTVRIPIAVRMTIHDFYADVA, encoded by the exons ATGCGGGCAATGGGTTTCTATTCCTCTCAGCGTGGCCATAGAACATGGGCGATACTTTTATGCTTTTGCGCGTTATTATCCGGCGTAAACGGAGGATCTCCAAGG CTTTATATTGTATACCTAGGTGATGTGAAACATGAGCACCCGGACGATGTTGTTGCTTCACACCATGATATACTCGCCACTGTTCTTGGAAG CAAGGACGATTCTCTGGCCTCCATGGCCCACAACTACAAGCATGGCTTCTCAGGATTTGCAGCAATGCTTACTCAAGACCAAGCTGAGGAGCTTGCAG AGCTTCCAGAAGTCATTAGTGTTGAACGAAGCAAAAGCTACACGACGACAACCACTCGAAGCTGGGACTTCCTTGGCCTTGGTCTGAGCTACCAAATGCCCAGTGAGCTGCTCCATAGAAGCAGATACGGAGAAGATATAATCATTGGGGTCATTGACACCG GTATCTGGCCGGAGTCGAGGAGCTTTAGCGACGAAGGGTACGGGCCGGTGCCGTCACGGTGGAAAGGCGTATGCCAAGTCGGAGAGGGCTGGGGCAGCGACAACTGCAGCCGCAAGATCGTCGGCGCGCGGTTCTACACCGCCGGAGTGGACGAGGAGAACCTCAAGATGGACTTCCTCTCGCCGCGCGACAAGGACGGCCACGGCACGCAcacggcctccaccgccgcgggcTCGCCCGTGGAGGCGGTCAGCTTCCACGGCCTCGCCGCAGgcgtcgcgcgcggcggcgcgccccgCGCTCGCATCGCCGTGTATAAATCGGTGtggccgagctccggcggctgGCGGGCCGGCACCACGGCCACCGTGCTCGCGGCCATCGACGACGCCATCCACGACGGGGTGGACGTCCTGTCGCTGTCCCTCGTCGCGGAGGAGAACTCCTTCGGCGCCCTGCACGCCGTGCAGAAGGGTATCGCCGTCGTGTACGCCGCGGGGAACCTTGGGCCTGCACGGCAGGTGGTCAGTAACACTGCTCCTTGGGTCATCACCGTCGCCGCGAGCAAGATCGACCGGTCGTTTCCGACCGTGATCACGCTAGGAAACAAGCAACAGATCGTG GGACAGTCCTTGTACTACGAAGAGGACAGCAGCCCACCACGCAGAGGCTTCAAACTTCTCGCGTTCGGAGGCTT ATGCTCTTCGAGTGCTCTGAACGCCACGGACGTGAGGGGTAAAATTGTGCTGTGTGCATCGCTCCTGGCGTCACTGCTTGAGCCTTTCCCGCTCGCATTGAGAAACGTCTTGAATGGCGGAGGCGTTGGCATCATCTTTGCTCAGTATACCACCAACCTTGTAGATGCCACCGCTGATTGCAAGGGCATTGCATGTGTTCTTGTGGACTTGGACACTGCCAACCTTATCACCTTATATATGGGCGATGCGAG ATCTCCTGTTGCAAAGATCGCACCAGCACGCACCGTCACAGGTGAAGAGGCAGTTGCCCCGAAAGTGGCAGCTTTCTCCTCAAGAGGTCCATCGATCAACTACCCTGAAGTTATCAAG CCTGACATCGCAGCACCAGGTGCAAGCATATTAGGGGCCATAAAAGATGCGTATGTAATTGGCTCAGGGACATCTATGGCAACACCACACGTGTCAGGCGTTGTGGCGCTGCTGAAGGCCCTGCACCCAAATTGGTCCCCAGCTGCCCTGAAATCAGCCATCATGACCACCG CATCTGTAAGCGACGGGCGTGGCATGCCGATACTCGCACAAGGAATGCCTCAGAAGATCGCCGACCCATTTGACTACGGAGGAGGGCACATAAACCCTAATAAGGCAGCTGACCCGGGCCTGATTTATGACATTGATCCATCTGATTACAACAAGTTCTTCAGCTGCAACTTCATGAAATCCGTACAGTGCAATGCAACAATGTTACCTGGGTATCACCTAAATTTGCCATCCATTGCAATTCCAGATCTGAGGCATCCGATTACCGTATCAAGAACAGTCACAAATGTAGGCGAGGTCAACACCATTTACCACGCTGAGATCAAGAGCCCACCTGGAGTCAAGATGGATGTTGAGCCCGCTGCTCTTGTGTTCAATGCTGCAAACAAAGTTATCACGTTTAAGGTGAAGCTATCGCCCCTGTGGAGTTTACAAGGGGACTACACATTTGGCAGCCTTTCTTGGCACAATGACCAAAAGACCGTGCGGATTCCGATTGCAGTCCGAATGACAATTCATGATTTTTATGCTGATGTTGCATAG
- the LOC120708343 gene encoding subtilisin-like protease SBT3.5 isoform X2, whose protein sequence is MAHNYKHGFSGFAAMLTQDQAEELAELPEVISVERSKSYTTTTTRSWDFLGLGLSYQMPSELLHRSRYGEDIIIGVIDTGIWPESRSFSDEGYGPVPSRWKGVCQVGEGWGSDNCSRKIVGARFYTAGVDEENLKMDFLSPRDKDGHGTHTASTAAGSPVEAVSFHGLAAGVARGGAPRARIAVYKSVWPSSGGWRAGTTATVLAAIDDAIHDGVDVLSLSLVAEENSFGALHAVQKGIAVVYAAGNLGPARQVVSNTAPWVITVAASKIDRSFPTVITLGNKQQIVGQSLYYEEDSSPPRRGFKLLAFGGLCSSSALNATDVRGKIVLCASLLASLLEPFPLALRNVLNGGGVGIIFAQYTTNLVDATADCKGIACVLVDLDTANLITLYMGDARSPVAKIAPARTVTGEEAVAPKVAAFSSRGPSINYPEVIKPDIAAPGASILGAIKDAYVIGSGTSMATPHVSGVVALLKALHPNWSPAALKSAIMTTASVSDGRGMPILAQGMPQKIADPFDYGGGHINPNKAADPGLIYDIDPSDYNKFFSCNFMKSVQCNATMLPGYHLNLPSIAIPDLRHPITVSRTVTNVGEVNTIYHAEIKSPPGVKMDVEPAALVFNAANKVITFKVKLSPLWSLQGDYTFGSLSWHNDQKTVRIPIAVRMTIHDFYADVA, encoded by the exons ATGGCCCACAACTACAAGCATGGCTTCTCAGGATTTGCAGCAATGCTTACTCAAGACCAAGCTGAGGAGCTTGCAG AGCTTCCAGAAGTCATTAGTGTTGAACGAAGCAAAAGCTACACGACGACAACCACTCGAAGCTGGGACTTCCTTGGCCTTGGTCTGAGCTACCAAATGCCCAGTGAGCTGCTCCATAGAAGCAGATACGGAGAAGATATAATCATTGGGGTCATTGACACCG GTATCTGGCCGGAGTCGAGGAGCTTTAGCGACGAAGGGTACGGGCCGGTGCCGTCACGGTGGAAAGGCGTATGCCAAGTCGGAGAGGGCTGGGGCAGCGACAACTGCAGCCGCAAGATCGTCGGCGCGCGGTTCTACACCGCCGGAGTGGACGAGGAGAACCTCAAGATGGACTTCCTCTCGCCGCGCGACAAGGACGGCCACGGCACGCAcacggcctccaccgccgcgggcTCGCCCGTGGAGGCGGTCAGCTTCCACGGCCTCGCCGCAGgcgtcgcgcgcggcggcgcgccccgCGCTCGCATCGCCGTGTATAAATCGGTGtggccgagctccggcggctgGCGGGCCGGCACCACGGCCACCGTGCTCGCGGCCATCGACGACGCCATCCACGACGGGGTGGACGTCCTGTCGCTGTCCCTCGTCGCGGAGGAGAACTCCTTCGGCGCCCTGCACGCCGTGCAGAAGGGTATCGCCGTCGTGTACGCCGCGGGGAACCTTGGGCCTGCACGGCAGGTGGTCAGTAACACTGCTCCTTGGGTCATCACCGTCGCCGCGAGCAAGATCGACCGGTCGTTTCCGACCGTGATCACGCTAGGAAACAAGCAACAGATCGTG GGACAGTCCTTGTACTACGAAGAGGACAGCAGCCCACCACGCAGAGGCTTCAAACTTCTCGCGTTCGGAGGCTT ATGCTCTTCGAGTGCTCTGAACGCCACGGACGTGAGGGGTAAAATTGTGCTGTGTGCATCGCTCCTGGCGTCACTGCTTGAGCCTTTCCCGCTCGCATTGAGAAACGTCTTGAATGGCGGAGGCGTTGGCATCATCTTTGCTCAGTATACCACCAACCTTGTAGATGCCACCGCTGATTGCAAGGGCATTGCATGTGTTCTTGTGGACTTGGACACTGCCAACCTTATCACCTTATATATGGGCGATGCGAG ATCTCCTGTTGCAAAGATCGCACCAGCACGCACCGTCACAGGTGAAGAGGCAGTTGCCCCGAAAGTGGCAGCTTTCTCCTCAAGAGGTCCATCGATCAACTACCCTGAAGTTATCAAG CCTGACATCGCAGCACCAGGTGCAAGCATATTAGGGGCCATAAAAGATGCGTATGTAATTGGCTCAGGGACATCTATGGCAACACCACACGTGTCAGGCGTTGTGGCGCTGCTGAAGGCCCTGCACCCAAATTGGTCCCCAGCTGCCCTGAAATCAGCCATCATGACCACCG CATCTGTAAGCGACGGGCGTGGCATGCCGATACTCGCACAAGGAATGCCTCAGAAGATCGCCGACCCATTTGACTACGGAGGAGGGCACATAAACCCTAATAAGGCAGCTGACCCGGGCCTGATTTATGACATTGATCCATCTGATTACAACAAGTTCTTCAGCTGCAACTTCATGAAATCCGTACAGTGCAATGCAACAATGTTACCTGGGTATCACCTAAATTTGCCATCCATTGCAATTCCAGATCTGAGGCATCCGATTACCGTATCAAGAACAGTCACAAATGTAGGCGAGGTCAACACCATTTACCACGCTGAGATCAAGAGCCCACCTGGAGTCAAGATGGATGTTGAGCCCGCTGCTCTTGTGTTCAATGCTGCAAACAAAGTTATCACGTTTAAGGTGAAGCTATCGCCCCTGTGGAGTTTACAAGGGGACTACACATTTGGCAGCCTTTCTTGGCACAATGACCAAAAGACCGTGCGGATTCCGATTGCAGTCCGAATGACAATTCATGATTTTTATGCTGATGTTGCATAG